One segment of Paenibacillus rhizovicinus DNA contains the following:
- a CDS encoding response regulator transcription factor — MYKLLIVDDEPQILEGMKRTLDWEKYGFGRIETSETYEGAISKAVEFLPDLAIFDVCIGKQRGYDAIHKLNELRLPSKYIIMSGYGEFQYALEAIRCGAKDYLLKPVDRSKLQQLVERIIVEDLHGTLEGTDRDDLDMDPVLGVRYDSLSKLTNRILLIVKAEYAQNLSLKSVAERFRMNGTYLGQLFLKETHKKFSEYLMAYRMLRAQERIQSTDEKIISIALSVGYPNLNYFYSHFHAYFGKSPSDLRRKE; from the coding sequence ATGTACAAGCTGCTGATCGTAGATGACGAGCCGCAGATTCTGGAGGGAATGAAACGAACGCTGGATTGGGAGAAGTACGGCTTCGGCCGCATCGAGACGAGCGAAACGTACGAAGGCGCGATTTCGAAGGCGGTGGAATTCCTGCCGGATTTGGCGATTTTCGATGTATGCATCGGCAAGCAGCGCGGCTATGACGCGATTCATAAGCTCAACGAGCTGCGCCTGCCATCCAAATATATCATTATGAGCGGCTATGGCGAATTCCAATATGCGCTGGAGGCCATACGCTGCGGCGCCAAGGACTATCTGCTTAAACCCGTCGACCGTTCGAAGCTGCAGCAATTAGTCGAGAGGATTATCGTCGAGGATCTGCACGGTACGCTCGAAGGTACGGACCGCGACGACCTGGACATGGATCCGGTGCTCGGCGTGCGCTACGACAGCCTGTCCAAGCTGACCAACCGCATCCTGCTGATCGTCAAGGCGGAGTATGCCCAGAACTTAAGTTTGAAATCGGTTGCGGAACGTTTCCGGATGAACGGAACGTATCTGGGGCAGCTTTTCCTTAAGGAGACGCATAAGAAATTCTCGGAATATCTCATGGCCTACCGCATGCTTCGCGCGCAGGAACGCATTCAGTCCACGGACGAGAAAATCATCAGCATCGCGCTTTCCGTAGGCTATCCCAACCTGAACTATTTCTATTCTCATTTCCATGCTTATTTCGGCAAATCACCCTCGGATTTGCGGAGAAAGGAATAA
- a CDS encoding ABC transporter substrate-binding protein, with protein MRQQRNWSRLAVTLMLVMLLPLAGCFSGSGKNENAGQTGSTVNLIYYTIGDPDADLQMVNDKINEVLAKKIGVTITYIKVGWQEYADRLNTLVSAGTPFDIAFAPEYMTYAQRGAWLKLDGYLSNVGQDMYKAIDPIFWNGVRMDDGGIYGVPTNKELAVRDQWMYPDALVKKYHIDISKYTTLASLEPLLKMIKEKEPAYQPMELDKDSQNFFALDGYEYVAEKTLPLMVRVMDPGSPVVNIFETEEGRKVLDILRRYYVEGYINEDAAMRESQGLKRGALVFWKAAGGGPLSENSWSKDRGYKLVAYPVTPALITTESIRGGVMAVSADTKHPVESVKFLNLLNTDPEVRNLFNFGIEGVHYTLDSNGQVVPIPPKDSNGNPIPDALPSYGGVQYTQGNWFILKTMGGQFPDPPDKWDQFRASNKEAVDSNTLGFTPDFSRVPIQMQNIQMVWEKYFPSLMTGSVNVDTVLPMFNQELRQAGIDEVRIEVQKQLDAWRARHK; from the coding sequence ATGCGACAACAACGGAATTGGAGTCGTCTCGCCGTCACTCTCATGCTCGTCATGCTGCTGCCTCTAGCCGGCTGCTTCTCCGGATCCGGCAAGAACGAGAATGCCGGACAGACCGGCAGCACAGTGAATTTGATTTATTATACGATCGGGGATCCCGACGCGGACCTTCAGATGGTCAACGACAAGATCAACGAGGTGCTGGCCAAGAAGATCGGCGTCACGATTACGTATATCAAAGTGGGCTGGCAGGAGTATGCCGACCGGCTGAACACCCTTGTGTCGGCGGGCACGCCATTCGATATCGCCTTTGCGCCGGAGTATATGACGTACGCGCAGCGCGGCGCGTGGCTTAAGCTGGACGGCTATCTATCGAACGTCGGGCAGGATATGTACAAGGCCATCGACCCGATCTTCTGGAATGGCGTGCGAATGGATGACGGCGGCATCTACGGCGTACCGACGAATAAGGAATTAGCCGTGCGCGACCAGTGGATGTACCCGGATGCGCTGGTGAAGAAATATCATATCGACATCTCCAAGTACACGACGCTGGCTTCCCTTGAACCGCTATTGAAGATGATCAAGGAGAAGGAGCCCGCGTACCAGCCGATGGAGCTGGATAAGGATTCCCAGAACTTCTTCGCTCTGGACGGGTACGAATACGTAGCGGAGAAGACGCTTCCGCTCATGGTTCGCGTGATGGATCCCGGTTCTCCGGTCGTCAATATATTCGAAACCGAGGAAGGCCGTAAAGTGCTGGACATTCTTCGGCGCTACTACGTGGAAGGTTATATCAATGAGGATGCGGCCATGCGGGAAAGCCAAGGGCTGAAGCGGGGCGCGCTCGTATTCTGGAAAGCTGCCGGAGGCGGTCCGCTGTCGGAGAATAGCTGGAGCAAGGATCGCGGCTATAAGCTTGTGGCTTATCCGGTTACACCTGCGCTGATCACGACGGAATCCATTCGCGGCGGGGTCATGGCCGTCAGCGCGGACACGAAGCATCCCGTCGAGTCCGTCAAGTTTCTCAACTTGCTCAACACGGATCCCGAGGTGCGCAACCTGTTCAATTTCGGAATCGAAGGCGTGCACTACACGCTGGACAGCAATGGCCAAGTGGTGCCCATTCCTCCGAAGGACAGTAACGGCAATCCGATTCCGGACGCGCTGCCAAGCTATGGAGGCGTGCAGTATACGCAGGGCAACTGGTTCATCCTGAAGACGATGGGCGGGCAATTCCCGGATCCGCCCGATAAATGGGATCAGTTCCGCGCCAGCAACAAGGAAGCGGTCGATTCGAACACGCTGGGCTTCACCCCGGACTTCTCCCGGGTGCCGATCCAAATGCAGAACATCCAGATGGTTTGGGAGAAATATTTCCCGAGCTTGATGACCGGCAGCGTGAACGTCGACACGGTGCTGCCGATGTTCAATCAAGAGCTGCGGCAAGCGGGCATCGACGAGGTGCGGATAGAAGTGCAGAAGCAGCTGGATGCTTGGCGTGCTAGGCATAAGTAA
- a CDS encoding GTP-binding protein translates to MNPITIGMFAHVDAGKTTFAEQLLYHTHSIRERGRVDHKDAYLDSHDIERARGITVFADQAVMTYQGSTYYLIDTPGHVDFSPEMERAVQVMDYAILVISAVEGIQGHTETVWQLLHKHRIPTFFFINKIDRVGAEVDRVFEDIRMHLTADACMLTDSFAGGNVGEALLEFMAERDETLLDAFLAGTEGQAFWLRALQDKIRGHQLFPCASGSALQDIGVIEFMDQLHRLTTVDYDDQAPFGGRVYKIRHDSNGVRLTYIKGLSGTLKVRDELCYPGREDRMCEKATRLLIINGSKSQAVDQVRAGDLFAVTGLSSAEAGQGIGVYSDRLVYELVPTLTSKVIFPDSLNVKDVLKAFQVLNAEDPSLNVIWEESLQEIHIHVMGLIQLEVLEQLAKERFQIPVSFGKPEILYKETILSAVNGYGHFEPLKHYAEVHLRLEPAERGSGITFENACHANDLSIGNQNLVKTHLYERDHHGLLTGMPLTDVRITLLTGAAHNEHTHGGDFREAAFRALRQGLEKAENVLLEPYYEFKIKVEIDHMGKVLSDIQRASGQFEPPHATASHAVITGRVPVATFMDYGTELASFTHGKGIAQFVFGGYDRCHNEQAVIERKNYRKDADPLYSSSSIFCAKGHGYTVAWDEAEAKMHLL, encoded by the coding sequence ATGAATCCAATAACCATAGGCATGTTCGCTCACGTGGACGCGGGCAAGACCACGTTTGCCGAACAGCTGCTTTACCATACGCACAGCATTCGCGAACGGGGCAGGGTCGATCATAAAGACGCTTACCTCGACAGCCATGATATCGAACGGGCCAGGGGCATTACGGTATTCGCCGACCAAGCCGTCATGACTTATCAAGGCTCCACCTATTATTTGATCGATACGCCGGGCCATGTCGATTTCTCGCCCGAGATGGAGCGAGCCGTCCAGGTGATGGATTACGCGATTCTCGTCATTAGCGCGGTGGAAGGCATTCAGGGCCACACGGAGACGGTCTGGCAGCTGCTTCATAAACATCGCATTCCAACGTTCTTCTTCATTAACAAAATCGATCGGGTCGGCGCGGAAGTAGACCGGGTATTCGAGGATATTCGGATGCATCTGACGGCGGATGCCTGTATGCTAACCGACAGCTTCGCAGGCGGAAACGTAGGCGAAGCGCTGCTGGAGTTTATGGCGGAGCGGGACGAGACGCTGCTGGACGCGTTCCTGGCGGGGACGGAAGGCCAAGCCTTCTGGCTGCGGGCGCTGCAGGACAAGATTCGCGGACATCAGCTCTTCCCTTGCGCGAGCGGTTCCGCCTTGCAGGATATCGGCGTGATCGAGTTTATGGACCAGCTGCATCGGCTAACGACCGTGGATTATGATGACCAGGCGCCTTTCGGGGGGCGCGTCTATAAGATCCGGCATGATTCGAACGGCGTGCGTTTGACCTATATCAAAGGCTTGAGCGGTACGCTGAAGGTTCGCGATGAGCTGTGCTATCCCGGCAGGGAAGATCGCATGTGCGAGAAGGCGACGCGGCTCCTCATCATCAACGGGAGCAAGTCGCAGGCGGTCGATCAGGTCCGAGCGGGCGATCTGTTCGCCGTGACCGGACTTTCAAGCGCCGAGGCCGGGCAGGGCATAGGCGTCTATTCGGACAGGCTGGTCTATGAGCTGGTGCCGACGCTGACGTCGAAAGTGATTTTCCCCGATTCGCTGAATGTGAAGGATGTGCTTAAGGCCTTCCAAGTGCTGAATGCCGAGGATCCGTCCTTGAATGTCATCTGGGAGGAAAGCCTGCAGGAAATCCACATTCACGTGATGGGCCTCATTCAGCTCGAGGTGCTGGAGCAGCTGGCGAAGGAACGATTCCAGATCCCCGTCTCCTTCGGCAAACCCGAAATTCTATATAAGGAAACCATCCTGTCCGCCGTGAATGGCTATGGCCACTTCGAGCCGCTCAAGCATTATGCCGAGGTGCATCTGCGGCTGGAACCGGCGGAGCGGGGCAGCGGAATTACGTTCGAGAATGCGTGTCATGCGAACGATTTAAGCATCGGCAATCAGAATCTGGTCAAGACGCATCTCTATGAGCGCGACCATCACGGTTTACTGACGGGCATGCCGCTGACCGATGTCCGAATTACGCTGCTGACGGGCGCCGCGCATAATGAGCATACGCATGGCGGCGATTTTCGGGAGGCCGCGTTCCGCGCGCTGAGGCAGGGCTTGGAGAAAGCGGAGAACGTGCTGCTTGAGCCGTATTACGAGTTTAAGATTAAAGTGGAAATCGACCATATGGGCAAAGTGCTGTCCGATATTCAACGCGCATCCGGGCAGTTCGAGCCGCCGCACGCGACCGCCTCCCACGCTGTCATTACGGGCCGGGTTCCCGTGGCTACCTTTATGGATTACGGCACGGAGCTGGCTTCCTTTACGCATGGCAAGGGCATCGCCCAGTTCGTCTTCGGCGGTTACGACCGTTGCCATAACGAACAGGCGGTGATTGAGCGGAAGAACTATCGGAAGGACGCGGACCCGCTGTACAGCTCTTCATCGATCTTCTGCGCGAAGGGTCACGGATATACGGTGGCTTGGGATGAGGCGGAAGCGAAGATGCATTTGTTATAG
- a CDS encoding MFS transporter — MELSHPVSGKSAARQSSSLPLLSLTIGAFAIGMTEFVIMGILPNVAQDLNVSISAAGQLITMYALGVAVGAPILTMLTHKIPQKQLLCFLMGLFILGNAISVIAPNYAVLMGARMLTALTHGTFFGVGAVIASSLVPPDKRAGAVSMMMAGLTISNIIGVPLGTFIGQHMGWRASFGTIAIMGVITLIGIMIFIPKLKQEKSAPIRQQIAALANRRLQLFLCIAVLGNAGLFAIFTYITPLLVKVTGFAEHNVTWILVLFGCGVTIGNMVGGKLADWKLMPTILGLYFIICIILALFTFTVHNQIAAVVTIFLWGAASFAVFPGMQVRIMGLAKSAPALASTTSHSAGNLGNATGAFIGGAVITHLSLTALPWVGSTLVGLALILGIVCHLADRKYAASASPVSN; from the coding sequence ATGGAATTATCTCATCCCGTATCCGGCAAATCCGCCGCACGCCAATCGTCCTCGCTCCCGCTGCTCTCGTTAACGATCGGGGCGTTCGCGATCGGCATGACGGAATTCGTAATTATGGGCATTCTTCCGAATGTCGCGCAAGATTTGAATGTCAGTATTTCAGCCGCGGGACAGCTCATTACGATGTACGCGCTCGGAGTCGCGGTCGGCGCTCCGATTCTAACGATGCTGACCCACAAAATCCCGCAAAAGCAACTGCTATGCTTCCTGATGGGACTATTCATCCTAGGCAATGCCATCTCCGTCATCGCACCGAATTATGCCGTTCTCATGGGTGCCCGTATGCTTACGGCGCTGACGCACGGTACATTCTTCGGGGTGGGCGCCGTGATCGCCTCGAGCCTGGTGCCGCCCGACAAGCGGGCCGGGGCCGTGTCCATGATGATGGCCGGCCTTACGATTTCGAATATTATCGGGGTCCCGCTGGGCACCTTCATCGGTCAACATATGGGATGGCGCGCCTCGTTCGGCACGATCGCCATCATGGGCGTCATCACGTTAATCGGAATTATGATCTTCATCCCGAAGCTCAAACAAGAGAAGAGCGCGCCGATCCGGCAGCAAATCGCCGCCCTCGCCAATCGCAGGCTGCAGCTGTTCCTGTGCATCGCCGTGCTCGGCAACGCAGGATTGTTCGCGATCTTCACCTACATTACCCCGCTGCTTGTGAAAGTGACCGGGTTCGCCGAGCACAACGTCACCTGGATTCTCGTCCTCTTCGGCTGCGGCGTGACCATCGGCAACATGGTTGGCGGCAAGCTGGCCGACTGGAAGCTGATGCCGACGATTCTGGGCCTTTATTTCATCATCTGCATCATCCTGGCGCTGTTCACGTTCACCGTCCACAACCAGATTGCCGCGGTCGTGACGATCTTCCTGTGGGGAGCTGCTTCCTTCGCCGTATTCCCAGGGATGCAGGTCCGGATCATGGGCTTAGCGAAGTCTGCGCCGGCGCTCGCCTCGACCACCAGCCATTCAGCCGGTAATCTGGGCAATGCGACAGGCGCTTTCATCGGCGGCGCGGTCATTACGCATCTGTCCTTAACGGCCCTTCCCTGGGTCGGATCGACGCTTGTCGGGCTGGCGCTTATTCTCGGCATCGTCTGCCATCTTGCGGACCGGAAATACGCGGCTTCGGCGTCACCGGTTTCTAACTAA
- a CDS encoding ParM/StbA family protein has product MNYHFFVGNDNGNSEHDLIIDGHLIQQPNVNCRVDELPWSEEQAPESFVKHLQDQLVVTIDSPAARPGMYYVGKFALESGEIIDTIQIGIDSKSDMDLPIINTLAQIAAVAVQKAVEEEKAIPAQIDVEVDMATALPVTQHTDETSAKFERRFTSGMHHVTVHLGVKRVAVNLVFPFVKVVPEATPVIFALQKDAAGNWREGEIFADFTAAYGIDKKFNGSYFKDKRILHVDIGDGSTEYPITEGNKFLRQFIHGSHHGAGYAIEEALQEFNRLIHLPDSPRQFFSDVIKNPKHKYHARALKTLRRPLESQVKQIVQHVKKQLTKARNEIDVICVYGGGSIVMRSVLYPYLKETCDEREIKLLYIPADDAVQLNAAGLDAFVRGKIYEALKGKAEQPA; this is encoded by the coding sequence ATGAACTATCATTTCTTTGTAGGCAACGATAACGGAAACAGCGAGCATGACTTGATCATCGATGGCCATTTGATTCAGCAGCCGAACGTGAATTGCAGAGTGGACGAGCTTCCGTGGAGCGAAGAGCAGGCGCCGGAGAGTTTTGTGAAGCATTTGCAGGATCAACTGGTCGTGACCATTGACTCGCCTGCCGCGAGGCCGGGGATGTACTACGTAGGGAAGTTTGCGCTGGAAAGCGGCGAAATCATCGATACGATTCAGATTGGCATTGATTCGAAGAGCGATATGGATTTGCCGATCATTAATACGCTGGCTCAAATCGCTGCCGTGGCCGTTCAGAAGGCGGTTGAGGAAGAGAAGGCCATTCCGGCGCAAATCGACGTGGAAGTCGATATGGCAACGGCGCTGCCCGTCACCCAGCATACGGACGAGACCTCCGCCAAGTTCGAGAGACGGTTTACGTCCGGCATGCATCATGTGACGGTCCATTTGGGCGTTAAGCGCGTAGCCGTCAATCTCGTATTCCCATTCGTGAAGGTCGTGCCCGAAGCGACGCCGGTCATATTCGCGCTGCAGAAGGATGCGGCGGGGAACTGGCGAGAAGGGGAGATCTTCGCCGATTTTACAGCGGCATACGGCATAGATAAGAAGTTCAACGGCAGTTATTTCAAGGATAAACGCATTCTCCATGTCGATATCGGCGACGGGTCTACGGAGTATCCGATCACGGAGGGCAATAAGTTTCTGCGTCAATTCATTCATGGCAGCCACCATGGGGCGGGGTATGCGATCGAGGAAGCGCTGCAGGAGTTCAATCGGCTCATTCATTTGCCGGACAGCCCGCGACAATTCTTCAGCGACGTGATCAAGAATCCGAAGCATAAGTACCATGCCAGGGCGTTGAAAACATTGCGGCGGCCGCTCGAAAGCCAAGTGAAGCAAATCGTGCAGCACGTGAAGAAACAACTGACCAAGGCGCGCAACGAGATCGACGTTATCTGCGTCTACGGCGGCGGCAGCATCGTGATGCGTTCCGTCCTGTACCCGTACTTGAAGGAGACCTGCGACGAGCGGGAAATCAAACTGCTCTATATTCCAGCCGACGACGCCGTGCAGTTGAACGCGGCGGGACTCGACGCGTTCGTGCGGGGCAAGATTTACGAGGCGCTCAAAGGCAAAGCGGAGCAGCCTGCATAA
- a CDS encoding ankyrin repeat domain-containing protein, with amino-acid sequence MNRALIAAAERGDLKDVARLVEDGADINGQDSRGRTAIMAATHANKPEIVRWLIAAGADINLQDKINDNPFLYAGAEGLLDILKLLIAAGADTRLTNRYGGNALIPAAEKGHVENVRALLATTDVNIDHINRLGWTALLEVVILTPGGPKHQQIARLLIDHGADVNIADRDGITPLQHARRNRMAEIAQMLQQAGAR; translated from the coding sequence ATGAACAGAGCGCTGATCGCCGCTGCCGAACGCGGAGACTTGAAGGATGTCGCGCGGCTGGTGGAAGACGGGGCTGATATTAACGGTCAGGATAGCCGAGGGAGAACCGCCATTATGGCTGCAACGCATGCGAACAAGCCGGAAATCGTTCGATGGCTGATTGCTGCCGGAGCGGATATCAATCTGCAAGACAAGATCAATGACAACCCTTTCCTGTATGCCGGCGCTGAAGGATTGCTGGACATCCTGAAGCTCCTTATTGCAGCAGGGGCGGATACCCGGTTAACGAACCGATACGGGGGAAACGCACTCATACCCGCGGCAGAGAAAGGCCATGTCGAGAACGTACGCGCGCTGCTCGCAACGACCGACGTGAACATCGATCATATCAACCGTTTAGGCTGGACTGCGCTGCTTGAAGTCGTCATTCTGACTCCCGGCGGACCGAAGCATCAACAGATTGCCCGGCTTCTTATTGACCATGGAGCCGATGTGAACATCGCCGATCGGGACGGGATAACGCCATTGCAGCATGCAAGGCGGAATCGTATGGCCGAAATCGCACAGATGCTGCAGCAGGCGGGAGCGCGATAA